Proteins encoded together in one Streptomyces sp. B1I3 window:
- a CDS encoding beta-ketoacyl synthase N-terminal-like domain-containing protein translates to MTVVVTGLGAMTCFGSGVDALWEGLLRADRRPVPAPDGCGLPDHPRLYAAPPGAGTPGRTSSLVVEAVAEAVAEARLTREDLFDAGLTVGTSLGDIDLAELPGGPDRRSATHGVTAVVADRFGIGGCAHTLSTACSAGAYAVGWGARLIETGQADIVVACGGDAFSRVAVGTLHRFGLLDPECCRPFDTGRAGMVTGEGAAAVVLESAESARRRGVTAQAALTGQGWSCDAHHPMAPEPSGGQLRRAAAQALATSELPGAVVLHRAGVALNDSVESTAVSEAVTAAGGDIARTAGYAPKAVMGHTAGAAGVFGCVIAARMLRTGLVPPNAHVTEVDPTCPMDVPLAGPRAAAPPGRTGERDRVRGQQRGARLGGRRVNVLLTGAGSVAETPPDAARDRDPDWFDPTEHLGRRGWKYFAPATRYLLAAGHQALGRRHDGPPLDGDPSLRLGVVTGTQYAIARAHRRMDDTLRTEGVRAISPAEVPAFSMSTPGSQLAISTGARAFSVTLTNPVTAGLEAVHFALTALRTGRADRVVAAATDQAPDGDEGHGLLDGAAAVVLSTPDAAGRAGALAEITGGLSRFLPRGSDGRRDPAAVAAAGVRVAALAAGAHGVRLVVGAPSTSAPLAAAVLDAVATAIAGSAGSLCGSGGQFAEARHCTASGMLELIALARAGGPALLVSLSDSGHLTAIALRSPCERGFHHSSATGFPVKGGGVL, encoded by the coding sequence GTGACGGTCGTCGTCACAGGGCTGGGAGCAATGACGTGCTTCGGCAGCGGAGTCGACGCGCTGTGGGAGGGGCTGCTGCGTGCCGACCGCCGGCCGGTGCCCGCGCCGGACGGCTGCGGGCTGCCGGACCATCCGCGGCTGTACGCCGCCCCGCCAGGCGCCGGAACCCCCGGGCGCACCAGTTCGCTGGTCGTCGAGGCGGTCGCGGAGGCCGTCGCCGAGGCCCGGCTGACCCGAGAGGACCTGTTCGACGCGGGCCTCACCGTCGGCACGTCGCTCGGCGACATCGACCTGGCCGAACTGCCGGGTGGGCCGGACCGCCGGTCCGCCACGCACGGGGTGACCGCGGTGGTCGCCGACCGGTTCGGCATCGGGGGCTGTGCCCACACCCTGTCCACCGCCTGCTCCGCCGGGGCGTACGCGGTGGGCTGGGGCGCCCGGCTGATCGAGACGGGGCAGGCCGACATCGTCGTCGCCTGCGGCGGCGACGCCTTCTCCCGGGTCGCCGTCGGCACGCTCCACCGGTTCGGACTTCTGGACCCCGAGTGCTGCCGGCCCTTCGACACCGGTCGCGCGGGCATGGTCACCGGCGAGGGAGCCGCGGCCGTGGTGCTGGAGTCCGCCGAGTCCGCCCGGCGCCGGGGCGTGACCGCCCAGGCGGCGCTCACCGGCCAGGGATGGAGCTGCGACGCCCACCACCCGATGGCCCCGGAGCCGTCCGGCGGGCAGCTGCGGCGTGCGGCCGCCCAGGCACTCGCCACCTCGGAGCTCCCCGGAGCAGTGGTCCTCCACCGCGCCGGGGTGGCGCTCAACGACTCCGTGGAGAGCACGGCCGTCAGCGAGGCCGTCACCGCCGCCGGCGGCGACATCGCCCGGACGGCCGGTTACGCGCCGAAGGCGGTCATGGGCCACACCGCGGGTGCGGCCGGGGTGTTCGGCTGTGTCATAGCCGCCCGGATGCTGCGCACCGGCCTGGTGCCGCCGAACGCCCACGTCACCGAGGTCGACCCCACCTGCCCGATGGACGTCCCCCTCGCGGGGCCCCGTGCCGCTGCCCCGCCCGGCCGTACTGGTGAGCGGGACCGGGTTCGGGGCCAACAACGCGGTGCTCGCCTGGGAGGCCGTCGCGTGAACGTACTGCTCACGGGCGCCGGCTCGGTCGCGGAGACTCCCCCCGACGCGGCGCGGGACAGGGACCCGGACTGGTTCGACCCCACCGAACACCTCGGCCGGCGCGGCTGGAAGTACTTCGCCCCGGCCACCCGGTACCTCCTGGCCGCCGGCCATCAGGCGCTCGGCCGCCGCCACGACGGCCCGCCCCTGGACGGCGACCCCAGCCTGCGCCTCGGTGTGGTCACGGGCACCCAGTACGCGATCGCCCGTGCGCACCGCCGGATGGACGACACCCTGCGCACGGAGGGCGTCCGGGCCATCAGCCCGGCCGAGGTCCCCGCCTTCTCGATGAGCACCCCCGGCAGCCAGCTCGCGATCAGCACCGGGGCCCGGGCGTTCTCGGTCACGCTGACCAATCCCGTCACCGCGGGGCTGGAGGCCGTGCACTTCGCGCTCACGGCGCTGCGTACCGGCCGTGCGGACCGGGTGGTGGCCGCGGCCACCGACCAGGCGCCCGACGGGGACGAGGGGCACGGCCTGCTGGACGGCGCCGCCGCCGTCGTCCTGTCCACGCCGGACGCGGCCGGTCGGGCCGGTGCACTCGCCGAGATCACCGGCGGCCTCTCCCGGTTCCTGCCGCGGGGTTCCGACGGCCGCCGGGACCCGGCCGCCGTCGCGGCGGCCGGCGTACGCGTCGCCGCCCTGGCCGCCGGTGCGCACGGTGTACGGCTGGTCGTCGGCGCACCGTCCACGTCCGCGCCGCTCGCGGCCGCGGTGCTCGACGCCGTCGCCACGGCGATCGCCGGGTCCGCGGGTTCGCTGTGCGGCTCCGGCGGACAATTCGCCGAGGCCCGGCATTGCACAGCCTCGGGAATGCTGGAGCTGATAGCGCTGGCGAGGGCGGGAGGGCCCGCCCTCCTGGTCTCGCTCTCCGATTCCGGGCACCTCACCGCCATAGCACTGCGCAGCCCGTGCGAACGTGGTTTTCACCATTCTTCCGCAACTGGATTTCCCGTAAAAGGAGGTGGGGTACTTTGA
- a CDS encoding acyl carrier protein: MTVESTLDTSELRDMVADTLDVESTALTDDVLLIEELGVDSVVALELAVTLEQRYGIRIPEEELVKLRTFTDIRELLSRKLSG; the protein is encoded by the coding sequence GTGACGGTCGAAAGCACGCTGGACACGTCGGAGCTGCGGGACATGGTGGCGGACACCCTGGACGTCGAGTCCACGGCCCTGACCGACGACGTGCTCCTCATCGAGGAGCTGGGCGTCGACTCGGTCGTCGCGCTGGAACTCGCCGTCACGCTGGAGCAGCGCTACGGGATCAGGATCCCCGAGGAGGAGCTCGTCAAGCTCCGGACGTTCACCGACATCCGCGAACTGCTCAGCCGGAAGCTGAGCGGTTGA
- a CDS encoding DsrE family protein, with protein sequence MEAQPVRTADTGGAAASYFLIESKGNWAGPNAGTFLLDAVALAEAGHRVRVYLVEDGVLSAVGTDVPEIGRLAEAGVEVLVDDFSAAQRALAPARLSPHVRLAGMDSVAAALAEDDCRGVWH encoded by the coding sequence ATGGAGGCGCAGCCGGTCCGGACCGCGGACACCGGCGGGGCCGCCGCCTCCTACTTCCTGATCGAGAGCAAGGGCAACTGGGCGGGGCCCAACGCGGGCACCTTCCTCCTGGACGCCGTGGCGCTGGCCGAAGCGGGCCACCGGGTACGGGTCTACCTCGTCGAGGACGGGGTGCTCAGCGCGGTGGGAACCGACGTGCCGGAGATCGGGCGGCTCGCCGAGGCGGGGGTCGAGGTCCTGGTGGACGACTTCTCCGCGGCGCAGCGCGCGCTGGCCCCCGCCCGGCTCTCACCGCACGTGCGGCTCGCCGGCATGGACAGCGTCGCGGCCGCCCTGGCCGAGGACGACTGCAGGGGAGTGTGGCACTGA
- a CDS encoding ferredoxin: protein MRVNVDRDRCIGAGLCVMSAPSVFDQEDDTGLVVLLDDRPAGADSEHARKIAEHICPSKAIRITGG from the coding sequence ATGCGGGTGAACGTCGACCGCGACCGCTGCATCGGCGCCGGTCTCTGCGTGATGAGCGCGCCGTCGGTCTTCGACCAGGAGGACGACACCGGCCTGGTCGTCCTGCTCGACGACCGCCCCGCGGGTGCCGACTCCGAGCACGCACGCAAGATCGCCGAGCACATCTGCCCGTCGAAGGCCATCCGGATCACCGGCGGCTGA
- a CDS encoding cytochrome P450 — protein sequence MTDAMEIPATCPVAPRGWPNPLLAEYDQVPAGRPLTQVTMPSGSKAWLVSQHDHIQRLLADDRFSVEPHPTFPIRFPAPQELLDMIARDSKNLLVTMDPPRHTRVRQMALPDFTIKAAEKLRPRVQELIDGYLDRMETAGGPLDLVQALALPLPAQVICEMAGIPEAERDVFTRNAAIMVGTRHSYTMDEKMAANNELMEYFATLVTEKQKNPTDDMLGNFITRAGRTDEFDHHGLTLMTKMLLLAGYEFIVNRIALGTQTLLDHPDQLKALQADPAGLMPKTVNEVLRHFSIVDEIIARVALADVEIDGVTIKEGEGILVLKGLGDRDPAKYTDPDAFDIHRDSRDHLAFGYGVHQCLGQHVARLMMELCFTSLFTRFPGLHVVESDEPIELVDGLPPVHKLVVGW from the coding sequence ATGACCGACGCCATGGAGATACCGGCGACCTGCCCCGTCGCCCCCCGCGGATGGCCCAACCCGCTGCTCGCCGAGTACGACCAGGTGCCGGCGGGCCGTCCGCTGACCCAGGTGACCATGCCGTCGGGCAGCAAGGCGTGGCTCGTCTCCCAGCACGACCACATCCAGCGACTGCTGGCCGACGACCGGTTCAGCGTCGAGCCGCACCCGACGTTCCCGATCAGGTTCCCGGCGCCGCAGGAACTGCTGGACATGATCGCCCGCGACTCGAAGAACCTGCTGGTGACCATGGACCCGCCGCGGCACACGCGGGTCCGTCAGATGGCACTGCCCGACTTCACCATCAAGGCCGCCGAGAAGCTGCGCCCCCGGGTCCAGGAGCTCATCGACGGCTACCTGGACCGGATGGAGACGGCCGGCGGTCCGCTCGACCTCGTCCAGGCCCTCGCCCTGCCGCTGCCCGCGCAGGTGATCTGCGAGATGGCCGGCATCCCCGAGGCCGAGCGTGATGTGTTCACGCGCAACGCCGCGATCATGGTGGGCACGCGCCACTCGTACACCATGGACGAGAAGATGGCCGCCAACAACGAGCTGATGGAGTACTTCGCGACTCTCGTCACCGAGAAGCAGAAGAACCCCACCGACGACATGCTCGGCAACTTCATCACCCGGGCCGGCCGGACCGACGAGTTCGACCACCACGGTCTGACGCTGATGACGAAGATGCTGCTGCTCGCCGGCTACGAGTTCATCGTGAACCGCATCGCCCTCGGCACCCAGACGCTCCTCGACCACCCCGACCAGCTGAAGGCCCTGCAGGCCGACCCGGCGGGGCTGATGCCCAAGACCGTGAACGAGGTGCTGCGGCACTTCAGCATCGTCGACGAGATCATCGCCCGCGTGGCGCTCGCCGACGTGGAGATCGACGGGGTGACCATCAAGGAGGGCGAGGGCATCCTCGTGCTCAAGGGCCTCGGCGACCGGGACCCCGCCAAGTACACGGACCCGGACGCCTTCGACATCCACCGCGACTCCCGGGACCACCTGGCCTTCGGCTACGGCGTCCACCAGTGCCTGGGCCAGCACGTGGCGCGGCTGATGATGGAGCTGTGCTTCACCTCGCTGTTCACCCGCTTCCCGGGTCTGCACGTGGTCGAGTCGGACGAGCCGATCGAGCTCGTCGACGGGCTGCCGCCGGTGCACAAGCTCGTGGTCGGCTGGTGA